Proteins encoded within one genomic window of Macaca fascicularis isolate 582-1 chromosome 16, T2T-MFA8v1.1:
- the LOC102121560 gene encoding cytochrome c oxidase subunit 6B1-like, translating into MAEEDIETKSKNYKTAPFDSRFPNQNQTRNCWQNYLDFHHCQKAMTAKGGAISVCEWYQCVYQSLCPTSWVIDWDDQRAEGTFPGKI; encoded by the coding sequence ATGGCGGAAGAAGACATTGAGACCAAAAGCAAGAACTATAAGACTGCCCCTTTTGACAGCCGCTTCCCCAACCAGAACCAGACCAGGAACTGCTGGCAGAACTACTTGGACTTCCACCACTGTCAGAAGGCAATGACCGCTAAAGGAGGCGCTATCTCTGTGTGCGAATGGTACCAGTGTGTGTACCAGTCCCTCTGCCCCACATCCTGGGTCATAGACTGGGACGACCAACGGGCTGAAGGCACGTTTCCTGGGAAGATCTGA